The Primulina huaijiensis isolate GDHJ02 chromosome 6, ASM1229523v2, whole genome shotgun sequence genomic sequence cgttacaatcttccccccttaaattgaatttcgtcctcgaaattcgcttatccttaataacccaaaagTTTAGatttagttctagtatcccaaaaatccacgcttccgctgcgctactctgataaaacttaagttctagaatgtccttacgtNgtggtctactggatttgatcctcacaaacgtttgtggcccgctaaatgttagcacaaaatttgggcaatcctacttcattacctttaatgATGACTATTCGAGTtatgggtatgtttatttgatgaaacacaaatctgaaacatttgaaaagttcaaagaattcagatctgaagtagaaaatcagctagaaataagtattaaggcacttcgatctgatcgaggtggagaatacttaagtgctgaatttttgggttatctaaaagagaatgtgattttctcacagtggactccacagCAACACCacacttgaatggtgtttctgaacgtcgtaagcgaaccttgttggacatggttcgaaccatgatgggattcaccgaattgcctacatcgttttggggctttgcgcttgaaactgcggcaatgttgttgaataatatccatactaaagcagtggataaaacaccatatgagatatggatgggaaaacctcccaaatattcttgctTAAGAAtgtggggatgtcctgcttacgtgaagcagacagtgggagaaaAATTGGATAgcagatccactttgtgctactttgtaggatatccaaagaattctgttggatattatttctatcatcccaatgaagcaaaagtgtttgttttaagaAATGCCacatttttggaaaaagaatttctattggatagaaaagacaagatgatagaacttgaagaaattcaagatactccctcaactatagaagttgaacccatttcccaacaaccagtagttgaagtacaagctcctagaaggtctgataagattattagaccacctgcaagatatacgcttctttacgaacaaggttgtaatgcctgagatattacaaatataaaatagtattgatggtatttttgtaaataagttgaaaaatattcaatttattttgattgcattttcgtaaataagttgaaaaataatgaattaattttaaggataAAATGGTAATTAATGACAGATCttgctcatatgaagtccaaatgatttgaaatttggatataccgtggaaaactcaaagatatagaagtttcatgttttgagttttgaaaaatttgatcgtttgactagtccaaagggatataccggtgttaaaattttaaagattatatattatattatattattttattttattaatataatataataaaataaaataaaaataagataaatattaaACCTTTACCTGAATTCACATAAACGTAACCGAGGAAAGAGAAAGAAATAGAATaggatttcgattttcttttcgatcttgcgacttatcaatttatccaatcgacgaaccgacttcagttctggaatcgttgacacgaggtcttcgatttgaggtataaattttatagttttggtgatatttgaaattcgtcgatttttggaataaatccgataaattgttaaatcatactgaaattgaagattgttgaatagtgtatgattttaacgaagtagagaagattattgtgttgttgcttagaatttttctcaatttattataattagggatttttaatcgttggattgagattagaGAGTTGTTtttcagttgttattaattctgattatatattcggagtctacgaagtataggctacacgttgatataaaattttcgtaatttgacggatgttgtaaaatagcctattatttgatgttaaattaattatgatgtaTTTGAcggtagtattgtgaattaaatatactataatattaaattgatgaaagataagaatttataatcgagttttatattttgttgaattaattgttgttgggctatttgataTTGTATATTGAGActgttatgattgtgttgatacggtgacaatgatctgataattgttgttgaattatttagatacaacacaagcctcgggatcaaagatatagccagattatatatatactcgattaccaggtacgtgttgacgtacgagcatatgttattattgtttagtattgatgaatactattgcgttgaacgatgataaatcactggtattgggtgatttgatattatatctgttattgtttattatcgttgatattgttggatgttgtttgttgggagacgtcacgttgatgttgttcgttagacgatattgctgtcgccggtgttggggtgcgacgtatcgtcgatgttattcgttcaacgatattgctgtcgccggagtaggggtgcgacgtatcgtggatgttattcgttcgacgatattgctgtcgccggtgttggggtgcgacgtatcgtcgatgttgtcgttgcagtagtatgggagtgatgacgttgatatcgttggtggtttgattgtccagagacagcaaagggagtattcttgttatcattccagttatattttatattgttgataatataattgttatgtattacgatgatgattgttgtgtatgctcactctttgggggctgtttctgttggacaggttacaggactctgctgtgagacagaatagtggtgaaggactaggtgtgtctagtcaaacagtcatgtagttgatagtagataaACACAGTATAGTTATTgtattatttgagttgtatgtattatactgtttctgctgcattaacgtagatagtgtggtgattgcactattttatcgtatatgcattatattattacgtcgttgaaaagaaaatttttatgcatatgacgtcctCCTATGGGACAGGCACCTGCAGATCAGACTTTATTGCCTGGTGAGTTGACTTTGGCACAGTTCAGCAGTTATCTTCCGCCGAGATTTGATAGCTCTGAGACTGGCGAGCGAGCAGAGGAGTGGATTGAGAGGATAGAGCAGATATTTGTGACTGCACCGTGTGCTAGATCTGCTTGGTTACGATTGGCTACATTTCAGCTTTCGCGGAATGTATTATTATGGTGGCAGACGACTGAGGCCGGATTGAGAGCTCAGGGCCGTACTGttgattgggatgtgtttcggtctcgttttcttgataaatatttttctattgcAGCCAGGCAACAgaaagagaaagaatttgaagatttgagACAGGGTAGTATGTCTGTTGCTGAGTATGAGACCCGATATTCTGCATTGCTGAAATATGTGTCACACGTTGCTACGAATGTTCATGCTAAGATGAGACACTTCTTGAAAGGGTTGAAGTTAGAGTTATTTGATCGTGTGCAATCAAATAACCCGGTATCATTTGAGGATGCAGTGACAAGAGCTGAGATGGCTGAGTTGGTGATGCAGGAGTATGGGGCTCAGGGACGATTATCAGAGCCTACTAGGGAGTCATTGCGACCACAGGGACAGTCTTTTAAATATCAGAAGGgttcattttcttcttcagCATCATCTGGGAAGCGCCGATTTGATTCACGACGTGTTGAGAGTCGTGGGGGCAGTTCTCAGTCTGTTCAGGAGCAGAGAGGGGAGTCCAGAGCAATGAGATGTTTTCGTTGTGGGGGACCTCACCTGATCAAACAGTGCACACAGACCAAGATCACCTGTTTCGAGTGTGGCGGTGTTGGCCATATAGCGAGACAGTGTCCTAGCCGTGAGGGACACCGAGAGCCCAGGAGTGATAGAGGTAGATCCTTAGAGAGAGGAGGACGACAGCCTCAGTAGTTTACACCACGACCTTCTAGAGGACAGCCACGTAGGCAGGGAGCTGGTCCGCCTCAGACACAGGTGTATGCGTTGACACAGGAGCAGGCAGAGGAGGCACGAGAGGAGATGATAGCGGGTAAGTTTTATTTATGTTCTTATCCTGCTTATATTCTTGTTGATACAGGTGCCTCGCAAACATTTATATCGAAGAGGTTTGTGGTTGAGCATCATATGCGCTCGTCTCCATTGTCCATGCCTCTTTCTGTTTCGACACCCTCTGGAGTTGATATATCGGTTGTATCGATGATATCAGATGgtattatttcttatgagggCTATAAGTTGAGATCTGATATGATTATTCTAGAGATAACTGTTGCATGTTTTCTTAATTGCTTGCAAGTGCACAacgtcaagttataataaaatgtatttttgagtacaagtgtcgatcccacgaggagtatatatataaatgtatattaatgcttgtaattaaaatagtctctattttatttagaaaaattgattaaatgatttgtttgcgagaataactaaattgacaaaagatttaaataaaatatcacaacaaacttgtgcaaataacaatagaataaaagatctagaggtccgatttcacgcaactatccaccatgtgttaaTTTGTGTAGCTATATTATAAATGTCATTCTTATTCATTAGCCAAGAATTCTAAATTCTCTACTCCATCTTCCGATTGCTAAGTAGATACTAATTATCTAACaaaagattgtaacgtccccgtcaacaatctaaaattaaataacacaataaGCACTAATTTCtcttaatggcttcaatagcaataTATGTCCtcccgaactctataaataccatCGATGTATTTTTCCCTTTCTTGTTTATAAAATCCCTTTTCCAAGTGATAACTTATAAACATAAGAATCATTCAAGATATGGCCAGTAAAATGAAAGCGTTAAGATTGGaaaaatacaaatgaacaaTAACGAAAACTTATATAGCATAATTCATAAATCCCAACACATGGTTTCTAGTTTTGTTCCATCTTTCCTCTAGACACAAGAAttagttcataataataatacaaacaacacaacaacacatgaatcttaaacaagacatatcaaataaaaataaagaaagaagaacttagAACAAGAGTGTGGAGTGCAGGTTATTTCTCTCCAAAGTGTGCAAGAAATCTCCTCCGAATGATGAATTTGAGCTTTGAACTTCTTTGTAGCCTCCTCTCCTCTCCTTTGCTCCCTTCCTACCCTAGATAGTAAATAATAGAAGCCTTTTATAGTCCTAGGCAAGTCTTTGCACGCAAAACACAAAAGTCCTCAACTCCCATGCGCAGCACACCAAAAATCAGCATTTTCCGGACTTTGTCtgtcaacgaccgcgggtgcgctataacACAGACCGCGGGTGCGNNNNNNNNNNNNNNNNNNNNNNNNNNNNNNNNNNNNNNNNNNNNNNNNNNNNNNNNNNNNNNNNNNNNNNNNNNNNNNNNNNNNNNNNNNNNNNNNNNNNNNNNNNNNNNNNNNNNNNNNNNNNNNNNNNNNNNNNNNNNNNNNNNNNNNNNNNNNNNNNNNNNNNNNNNNNNNNNNNNNNNNNNNNNNNNNNNNNNNNNNNNNNNNNNNNNNNNNNNNNNNNNNNNNNNNNNNNNNNNNNNNNNNNNNNNNNNNNNNNNNNNNNNNNNNNNNNNNNNNNNNNNNNNNNNNNNNNNNNNNNNNNNNNNNNNNNNNNNNNNNNNNNNNNNNNNNNNNNNNNNNNNNNNNNNNNNNNNgttttttttaacttctaatATCTTCAACTCATGTTTCAAAacattatcaatttatttcaatttttacaaACACAAATCAAGAGGTCTTTTCCGGTAAAGATTTGGttcaaagcatattcattcaagaaaggaatatccaataaatatttgatgcaATGAGGTGTGTGTTAAAATTGATCAAGATTCATACTCAATGGAAGTGTTTATCGATTGTCCATAAGCTAGATACTCCCAATCActctccactagtatattggacAACTATGACTTGGTCAATAGGATTTGCAATGCTTGTAATGTTAGGCCTTGGCTCACGGCTACAAATGAAGATTAGGAATTCAAATAAGGGAGTAAGTTGAATTTTATATCTTTTGCAAACTCCACTTTTTCTTttatctccatttttttttcttttttttttcatttcatctCTTTTTCTCCCATTTTTCTCCAACTCTTCAATGAAaaatcattcaatttttttttttaggagaATTTCAATTTCTTTAATCCTTTCAATTCTTACTCCCTTGAGAAGGTAAGAAATTAGTGTTTAAGATATTCAACAGGGTGGTAAATGTGGGATATTTGAAAGAACATCGAATGGGAGtcttttacatatttttacGTGTGCCATTCGAATTCATATAAGCTTCAAAGAGGTGACAAAtgataaatcatttttatttggtGGCTTGAAAGTCTCAAtcgataagaaaaaaaaatcacctaAATCATTCCTAAATCATAGATTGTCCGTATTTCGCATCGAGTGTTGTTTGGATAGTTCTAGACAAAATCTCAATTCACCAACACAAAGTAGAATCTAATCATCGTGAAAAAATGGTGTCTCAATGCATcaaccaaatacatatatattcaaaagaaaAGTGCTTGGCTTCCAATAAATTCAAGAACACAATTCTTTTCTCATATAGGCTCAACAGGGCTTCAAATGGATatttatgaacaatataaatagGCCCAAGTAAAGTCAAAGATTGCCTCAATCATCTAtgtgtttgaaaaaatttatttcaatgtcAAATGAAAATCACAGAGTTGTATAGAAATTATAAGtctcaaaattataaaatctcaTGATTGTTCTCTAGATTTTTCAAATTGATCAATTATCATGAACGTAATGCATGACTTTTCCTCTTAatgcaaaatttttcttttctcatcattggccattaaaatatttcatgactaAAAACACTAAAAACACACAAGCAAACaactcaaaagaaaataaacacacaaaataaaactaaagaaaacacaacactcaaataaaattaaattaaacacacaaaataaaataaataaacaatatctCCCCCAAACTAAAACATGTGCATCGTCCTCGATGTGAATAAGCATGTAAGTTAGAGAAATACACATACCTATGGCAACGACCGTCAGTAGTCATTGCCATCGTCATCCTCTTCATCATCTTGTGGTGGCTGTTGTTGGAACTCCGGCGGGTGGTATATGGGTGGCCACTGAGGAGGAGGTGGAAATGGAGTACCAGAGGTTGAGGCTGCTGGGAATTGCTGAGCCAAGACAGACGTAAAATCCATCATATAATCCATAAATGTATCGGTCCTAAACCGAAACGCATCCATGTCTTGACGTTGATTTCGCATTTCCTCTTCCAAATGGGTCAACCTATCTCTCATATTTCCTGGTTGCGGTTGTGGTTGTGGCTGTGGTTCTTGAGCTTGAACATGGGCACGTCTTTGTGCAGCTCTTCTGTTAAATTCCCTTTCAGCTCGACGTGCCGCCGCTTGATCACCTCTCACTGCCCTATGTGGTTGAATCACCACAATGACATTTTTCGGCTTCAACAGTTCTTCATTCACAGCCCAAGTCACTCCCGCATTTTGGCATAATGCTGTGATCAAAGAAGGGTGGAGGAGTCCACTAGGAGAGTTACCATTTGCATATTCAAGCATCGAATTCTGGAGCAATTGCCCTAAATCAATTGCCCTTCCCGTCATAATGCAAAAAGTAAGGATAGCTCTCTCCTTGATGACAGTGGTGGTGTGTTCGGTAGGCTTGATCCTAGCAGAAATAAATGAATACCAATCTTTGGCAACAGTTTTCAGATCAGACTTGGCTAGGCTGACATGCACCTCATCCCTCATTCTCCACTCAGCTCCTTCTATGCAAATTGTTTGAAGAATATGATTATAATCAACATGCTCAGCCCGGTATTCTTCATActcatcatgcataatatgaggGATGCCATATAAAGTATTTATTGTATGTGCATCAAAGGCTACCATTTTTCCTTGCACCAACACCTTCAATTGTTCATGTCTAACCTTGAGGTTAGCATAGAATTCTCTCACCAATGAAATGACGGCATCTTGTGGCTGCCTGCCAAACTCCTCCCAATGCCGAGCAGTAAGCATTAAACCAATTTCGGACCTGGgaaaactcaaatcaaatcCCCTCTCTTTTATAATgcttttattcaaaattctcCCATAATTTTCCTCAGCTATTTCGttccaaaatttgttttcatcaTAGTTTGAAGATGATGATGTACCCTTAGCTTGTTTCtttctaggaggcattttatcgaaCACCTTGAGTTCAACAACTTTCCCTTCAATCAATTCACTAAAACTAAATGATTCTTCACTCCCCCAAACTTATTCACCACAATAACAACACTCCAACAATTTTCACACCAATATAATCCACAATTTCAAGAATTTACTCcactaaatttaaatttcttccATATCCAATAacaccaaatatttcgaatttaaagCAAATGTAGTATTGATTTGCTCACCTTGATTGTTTAAATGTTTCTTGTGGAACAAAATCAAAGCTCCATTCAATCCTTGAAGAAATTTTCGAGCCCCTTTGAAACCCTAGGTTTGGTGTTGATTTTTGTTGAAAG encodes the following:
- the LOC140979041 gene encoding uncharacterized protein → MGQAPADQTLLPGELTLAQFSSYLPPRFDSSETGERAEEWIERIEQIFVTAPCARSAWLRLATFQLSRNVLLWWQTTEAGLRAQGPRQQKEKEFEDLRQGSMSVAEYETRYSALLKYVSHVATNVHAKMRHFLKGLKLELFDRVQSNNPVSFEDAVTRAEMAELVMQEYGAQGRLSEPTRESLRPQGQSFKYQKGSFSSSASSGKRRFDSRRVESRGGSSQSVQEQRGESRAMRCFRCGGPHLIKQCTQTKITCFECGGVGHIARQCPSREGHREPRSDRGRSLERGGRQPQ